Proteins from a single region of Salvelinus fontinalis isolate EN_2023a chromosome 15, ASM2944872v1, whole genome shotgun sequence:
- the nipal3 gene encoding NIPA-like protein 3 isoform X1 has translation MAGVEYTAVGGDSYTENLIGTLLAIFGNLLVSIAVSIQKYNHVTLAGTKDPRAFYRTKTWWCGLALTVLGEAANFVSYAFAPLSLIAPLNAVSVIASSILGFIFLREKWKPKEFLKRYVLSFLGCILTVAGTYLFATFGPNYHQKLTAENIVKQVVGWPFLLYVLLEIITFCLLLYFYKQRNANYLVVILLLVALLGSVTVITVKAVAGMLVLSVQGTMQLNYPIFYVMFVCMVATVVFQATFLSQATHLYDSSMIACVNYILSTSFAIVAGAIFYLEFNHEDILHICMFLLGCFSCFLGVFLITKNRKRLKAFEPYVTMDMSQGNEGIPTIHDKGWRAVQPDYNGSFSYGALVNNDSVVPATLPEPDHDQLAVTPSPTAAPYSSADLKND, from the exons ATGGCGGGAGTAGAATATACTGCAGTCGGCGGCGATTCCTATACG GAAAACCTAATTGGAACCTTGCTGGCCATTTTTGGTAATTTGCTTGTCAGCATCGCTGTAAGCATTCAG AAATACAACCATGTAACATTAGCAGGGACTAAGGACCCCCGTGCCTTCTACCGAACCAAAACATGGTGGTGTGGCCTGGCACTTACCGTTCTAGGAGAAGCAGCCAACTTTGTCTCCTATGCCTTTGCACCTTTATCTCTAATCGCTCCATTGAATGCAGTGTCTGTCATAG CAAGTTCAATCTTAGGTTTCATTTTCCTGAGAGAGAAATGGAAGCCAAAAGAATTTTTAA AGCGATACGTTTTGTCTTTCCTTGGATGTATCTTGACGGTAGCCGGGACCTACCTCTTTGCCACGTTCGGACCCAACTATCACCAGAAGCTTACTGCggaaaacatagtgaaacaggtCGTAGGATGGCCCTTCCTCTTGTATGTG TTACTGGAGATTATTACCTTCTGTCTCCTGCTGTACTTCTACAAGCAGCGCAACGCTAATTACCTTGTTGTCATTCTCCTGCTGGTGGCGCTGCTCG GTTCTGTGACGGTCATCACAGTGAAAGCGGTGGCAGGCATGCTGGTTCTCAGCGTCCAGGGCACCATGCAGCTCAACTACCCCATCTTCTACGTCATGTTTGTCTGCATGGTTGCCACCGTGGTCTTCCAGGCTAC GTTTCTCTCCCAGGCTACTCACCTGTACGACTCCTCCATGATAGCCTGTGTAAACTACATCTTATCCACGTCCTTTGCCATTGTCGCAG GAGCCATATTTTACCTGGAGTTTAATCACGAAGACATTCTTCACATATGCATGTTTTTGTTGGG ATGTTTCTCTTGTTTCCTGGGAGTCTTCCTGATCACCAAGAACAGGAAGAGGCTAAAGGCCTTTGAACCTTATGTGACAATGGACATGTCGCAAGGTAATGAAG GTATTCCCACCATTCACGACAAGGGCTGGCGAGCGGTGCAGCCGGACTATAACGGTTCATTTTCCTATGGTGCCCTGGTTAACAATGACAGCGTGGTGCCCGCCACTCTACCAGAGCCGGATCATGACCAGCTGGCAGTCACACCCAGTCCCACCGCTGCCCCCTATAGTTCGGCTGACCTAAAGAACGACTGA
- the nipal3 gene encoding NIPA-like protein 3 isoform X2 translates to MAGVEYTAVGGDSYTENLIGTLLAIFGNLLVSIAVSIQKYNHVTLAGTKDPRAFYRTKTWWCGLALTVLGEAANFVSYAFAPLSLIAPLNAVSVIASSILGFIFLREKWKPKEFLKRYVLSFLGCILTVAGTYLFATFGPNYHQKLTAENIVKQVVGWPFLLYVLLEIITFCLLLYFYKQRNANYLVVILLLVALLGSVTVITVKAVAGMLVLSVQGTMQLNYPIFYVMFVCMVATVVFQATFLSQATHLYDSSMIACVNYILSTSFAIVAGAIFYLEFNHEDILHICMFLLGCFSCFLGVFLITKNRKRLKAFEPYVTMDMSQGIPTIHDKGWRAVQPDYNGSFSYGALVNNDSVVPATLPEPDHDQLAVTPSPTAAPYSSADLKND, encoded by the exons ATGGCGGGAGTAGAATATACTGCAGTCGGCGGCGATTCCTATACG GAAAACCTAATTGGAACCTTGCTGGCCATTTTTGGTAATTTGCTTGTCAGCATCGCTGTAAGCATTCAG AAATACAACCATGTAACATTAGCAGGGACTAAGGACCCCCGTGCCTTCTACCGAACCAAAACATGGTGGTGTGGCCTGGCACTTACCGTTCTAGGAGAAGCAGCCAACTTTGTCTCCTATGCCTTTGCACCTTTATCTCTAATCGCTCCATTGAATGCAGTGTCTGTCATAG CAAGTTCAATCTTAGGTTTCATTTTCCTGAGAGAGAAATGGAAGCCAAAAGAATTTTTAA AGCGATACGTTTTGTCTTTCCTTGGATGTATCTTGACGGTAGCCGGGACCTACCTCTTTGCCACGTTCGGACCCAACTATCACCAGAAGCTTACTGCggaaaacatagtgaaacaggtCGTAGGATGGCCCTTCCTCTTGTATGTG TTACTGGAGATTATTACCTTCTGTCTCCTGCTGTACTTCTACAAGCAGCGCAACGCTAATTACCTTGTTGTCATTCTCCTGCTGGTGGCGCTGCTCG GTTCTGTGACGGTCATCACAGTGAAAGCGGTGGCAGGCATGCTGGTTCTCAGCGTCCAGGGCACCATGCAGCTCAACTACCCCATCTTCTACGTCATGTTTGTCTGCATGGTTGCCACCGTGGTCTTCCAGGCTAC GTTTCTCTCCCAGGCTACTCACCTGTACGACTCCTCCATGATAGCCTGTGTAAACTACATCTTATCCACGTCCTTTGCCATTGTCGCAG GAGCCATATTTTACCTGGAGTTTAATCACGAAGACATTCTTCACATATGCATGTTTTTGTTGGG ATGTTTCTCTTGTTTCCTGGGAGTCTTCCTGATCACCAAGAACAGGAAGAGGCTAAAGGCCTTTGAACCTTATGTGACAATGGACATGTCGCAAG GTATTCCCACCATTCACGACAAGGGCTGGCGAGCGGTGCAGCCGGACTATAACGGTTCATTTTCCTATGGTGCCCTGGTTAACAATGACAGCGTGGTGCCCGCCACTCTACCAGAGCCGGATCATGACCAGCTGGCAGTCACACCCAGTCCCACCGCTGCCCCCTATAGTTCGGCTGACCTAAAGAACGACTGA